ATAAGCTGATAGAATATTGATTCAGCCTCAACTCCATCTGTCACACTTTGACTTTCCCATTGCTGTAGCCACTGTTCTGTATTATGTGCATGGCTTAACGTGTTTCCATTTCTTTGTTGTTTGGGGGGTTCCTAATCATCCTGACCTATATTCTTCTTCtctattaataaatatattttcagGGAAAAATGATGATTGATTACAACTGTCATAGAGTGCTTGATGAGTACTTTGTTAAGGCTCAAATCTTTAAGCTTTCTGAGTTCAAGAACTGCCTGCACTGATATCTTTTTGTTTTAAGTTCAACATAAGCCATGAGTGATGTTAATTTTGTGTCTCTGCTGTTCTTAGTATGTTATTTTCTATTGGTGAATACAACTTTGTAGAAGAAGGAGCAATTTAAGATTTAGATggtttatttgtttgtttttaacTCAGAGCACACTGCGTTAATCAGAGAAAACATTACTGCTTTTGCAAGTGAAATGAGTGAAAGTGGCAGGAAACGCTCTTCAAAGTGGGATACAAGAGATGATCCTGAATTTGGACCTGATAGTAAGCACTTGCGTTCTGGATGGTCCTCTGGAGATGTTGCTGGCAGCAATAACTCAAAATGGTCTTATATGGAAGGAAATGACAAGATGAAACCTCGCATGAGTAAGGAACCTTTTTCTGGAGGCAGGGGTTCAAATAAAGATGATATTATGAATAAAGACTATAGATGTTTGGATGCAAAAATGGAGTGGGAGGCGGATGCAAGTTACAGCAGGAGACGCAGTCCATCCCCAAAAAGTGGTTGGAGCAGGTCGGGCAGGTTTGTTTCCCTCACCGCGTGACTATGCTGGCCCCATTTTTCTGAAAATTGATGGATGCAGTATTGCAGTATAGTTAACAgatattttattgttttattgtaATGTGCCTGTGACTATAGATTAACTTGAACTCaacatatattattatatggCAGTTTCACTTTATTTGAGGAGCTGTGTACACCCATGAAACCTGAGTACTGAGCTGTATTTTTGGGAACTTATATACACCATTACATGACATTTTTTTTAACTTGTTCcttatttgtttatattttatatttgctGGTAGATATGTGCAAGGATGGCCATTATTCAACGTCTAGCATCCtatatttaaaagattttacTGTCTAGAGTAAAGCTCTAATGCTAAAGTTTTGATGTGTTTTACTATATATCAGGATATCCCATGTTTGCATTTGTTTTTGGTAATTTTTCTGTAAGAGtcattaatttcaaattatttggACCTTTGTTTTCCCTAATAAATTTTATGTAGATATTATTGGTGAGTGGCAACAGTCATTTAGAGGGAGAAGGCTTTGCtattatattttgttgttgTATTATTGGTGACAATATCAGGACATTGTTGTAGCAGTTTGTAATCTTCTATAGATACCGTTGGGTTTGTTAATTTTCTACCTTTCTTTGCATTGTATCATGCCTAGGAGTAGTAGAAGCAGAAGCCCTCCACATGGTTTCAAGTGGGATTCAGGAGCCAATGACAGAAATAGAACGAGGGCTGCAGAATCAAAGCAAATATGCAGAGATTTTGCTGTTGGAAAATGTAGAAGAGGAAGCCATTGCTATTTTCTTCACCATGATGACCAAAATTATGAGGATATTCGGGAAAGTAAAAACCGGGAAGATGGAGCTCCAAGATATTCTGCTTCACATGAGAGCAGGGAACATACTCTTAGGAGTAGATCCACTGAAGCTTGTGTTCATTTTGCAAAAGGCAGATGTAGAATGGGAGCATCATGCAAGTATGTGCATCATAACAATTCTGATGAATATGGTAAGGGTACTCTGGATGAATTAACTAGAGAAAGGGAAAATGATGGAAGGCGCAGAGATAATTCTTTTGAGCAGGGTGGTGGCCACATACCAAGCCGCAGTGGTGATACCCTTTGCAAATTTTTTGCTAATGGAAATTGTCGTAATGGTAAGCATTGTAGGTTTTCTCATGATAGGCAAGACAGAAGCTTAAGGGATGATAGATGGGGAAGCAATCTTGCTGGAGACCATCAGACCTTGGATAGACCAAAATTGAGTGATTCAGCTAGTCCTACTAGAAGGCTTAGAAGTGATAGATGGGGCACAGATGGCATTATGGCTGATAAGGATAAAGTATGGGATAGTCCAAACCGGAATGATATAGCTACCTATGATTCAGCAAAGTTGGTTGAAGAAAAACCTGGAAATATAGGTGCCACTGAGCATGAACAAACTGTATGGCCTGTGAAGGAAGGATGGGGTCATAGTTTAGACCAGAGCAGTGTGCAGGGTGAACCACCATTTTTAAGTGATAAGAAGGAAGCTGACCATTGGATAGCAGACAATGCTGGTGCCAGCATTCCCGTTTCCCAGTCAGTAGCTGCAGACATCTGGCCTGGGGACGCAAAAATGTCTCCTGATTGGAATTATAGAGCAGGATCTTCCACCCGTACGGAAGTAGAGCATGGACAGAACGATCGTGGGTTAACTCAAGGAAGTACATATCCAGCCACCACTGAACATGACAGAATACAAGTTCCAGGTGACAAACAATACGCTTTATGTTCATCTGACTGTAAATTCCTTGTACTGTGAAATATTTAACCCAGCAATTGCCCAAATGTTATGTATGTATTAGCATTGAAATGTGATAATAACAGTGATAAACAAGTCTGCTGTTGTTTTTCCAGGGCAAGGTTTTAATCAGAATGTGCAAAATGTTAATCTTTTGCATTTGCCAAGCTGCCATGCAGTTGGACAAAATAAAGTGACAGTTCCCATTCTTCCTTCAAGAGCAGGAATTCCTGAAGGTATGCAAAAGCAAGAAGTCTCTGTTGAGAAAAAGTACACTGCTGAGCCAAATATCACAGGTGAAGGCTCATCACAGATTTGTTCAAGTAATCCTTCAACACAGGACACAGTAAGCAAAGAACAGCTTGCTCAACTTTCCAATCTCTCAGCCTCTCTTGCTCACATCCTTGGATCTGGTCAGCAGCTGCCACAACTTTATGCTGCCTTAAATTCTCATAATACAAATGACACTCCCTCCTTAGCCAACACGGAAGTGCCTGCTATGCCTGTTTCCAATACGTATGTCAAGCCAGATCCTGCTGTTGGATTTGTAAAGCAGTATGATCCAATGAGTGATAGCGTTGACCTAAATGATGCTGATGCAAGTGGAATCTGCCCAGTCATTTCTCCAAGTAAAAAAAGTGCAAATATAGAAATTTCATCACTGTTGTCTAACACTGGGAAACAAAATTGTGGTGATACTTCTAAGGCCCCCTCCTCAGAAGAACAACCAGCCAAGAATGAACATCTGACCCAATTGCAGCCAGGTCAAAACATTGAGATACAGAAGGAAACCAATGAAGCGGTAGCTGATGATAAGCCAAATCCTCAAGATGATCATAAAATTACAAAAGAGAATGGTCCTTCAGAAAACATAGACCACAATGGTGTTGAGGCCAATAAAAGCAAGGATGTGAAGGGGATTCGTGCTTTCAAATTTTCATTGGTTGAGTTTGTTAAGGAGCTTCTGAAACCAACTTGGAAAGAAGGAAAAATCACTAAAGATGATTATAAAACAATTGTGAAGAAGGTTGTAGATAAAGTAACCGGTACCATGCAGGGAGCCCATATTCCTCAGACTCAAGAGAAAATTGACCATTATTTGTCGTTTTCGAAACCAAAGCTTAACAAACTTGTACAGGTCAGTGATATTTAACTTACGGATTGCCATTATATGGTTGAAAGGATTGGATCATTTGGGTGTCTTCTCTCTATTTACTTTTATAGATGAATGTGTATTCAGATGAAACACTGGAAACATCGACTGGAAGGCTTAATTTTGACATTCAAAACTTTGATGAAAATTGAAAAGTGCTTAAAAATATGGGATTAGTTGAGTAGAGAAAAATGTGCTCATCCAAGATTTTGTTTTAACAATTTTATAATTCAAAGTTTAACCTGGCAACCTTTCTGTGTGTTAAAATGGTTTACTTTTTCCTTTCCCTTTGGTATTTACCTAATTTTTAACTTAATCCCATAATTTAGTGCTTCCCCAAATATTAACAAAACCTTGAGAAGTTATATTTTCTCTGAAGAAGTGGCATGTTGTTTTAGCTCTTCTTTGTACTTTTATTTGTCAACATAGCTTCTAAGTCCATCAGCTTGTTGCAACCCAATTAATTCTGCCCTTAAGTTTGACTATAATCTTTGATGAAAGTGCAGCCTTTTGGTGTTCTGCTATGGATATTTGTGTTAGTTTCTTAATCTACATCTGCTATTGTGCTTTTAGATATTCGCTTTTGTCAAAGTTGGGTTGTCCTGGAATTGATGAAAAATGAGTAATTGCTTACAATTCCTGTGCTTTTGGTTGCAGGCATATGTGGAAAAGGTTCACAAGGCCTAGTGAATGCAGTTTAGAAAATTTGGCCACCTAATCTGTGGATTCTGTTTTGGGAATTGTTATTTATTGTCTTAGATGTGTATTATGTTTCCTTACACCGAGATTTTTGttcccccccccccttttttttctctctctctctctctcttttggGGCCCTTGTGTACTTCAGTTGGTAGTAGAATCCAATATAGCCTTTGCAATCTCAGAGCTGTTATTTCTTATTTAACAGCTTTTGCTTCGTTTTCTGTGCGAAAAATATTGGTGGTTTTGACTTTTGAGACATTTTTTGCAACTCAAATGTAGTTAATTGTTACTTGTGATGGGGGATTACTTAATATTTTAGTTACATCACTACTTCTGTTCACAAGAGAAAGCCCCATGCAATGTTGTGCAACTGGCTGAAAAATGTGGACTCTTACACCAGGGGTGAGCAAGACCTGGCCTAGTTCGAAAACTTGCTTGCATCCAAATTATATTTTGTCGGGTTTGAGTCTATCAGAGTAATTCAATGTATTTCCGGGTAAAATTCGGGTTATGTTTTTTGGATTGGTTTAGTTTGGATTGAagttatataattaaaatatggtGAGTTCTACCCAACCACTTCTAAATCAACATGTAAATTATCCTTTATGATGTACATTTTAATTGAatgtttagttttaatttaagttaatttaacctaataaaaattaacatcTTAATTAAAGTAaggttattttgtaattaaatattttttaagatggataattatatattttttgtaaatattaaaaagtaaatttatatattttttactaaattAGTATTAATTTGATTCGTTCCACCCTTTCATTGAAGAACACTTTCCTTGGTGAGTGAAGAATATTTCCTCCCTTCCATTGTTCCTTCCTACTCAAATTCGTTTCTGCTAAGCTTCGCCTTcgcctttttaatttttttcattttagttattttaaaaaatttatacatgTATTTGACTGGAATGCAATTTATGCACCTTCAATGATAGATTTTCGGTTAAACAAGTTTTATGGGACAAAACTAGATATTTGGCCTCTATACCGTCCAAAGACTCGCATCTTTTTAAAGGATTTCCCTACTTAGATATATTGTGAGATCGAAAGGCTATAATTCACTAGTTGCTTTgtcttttctctttatttttttccttttgtaaGACAGGCCTGTTATCCTCCCATCTTGTGTCATTCTCATCATATTAATGATACATTTCTTTCCAAGTTTAATATAATTTCTTATCACAAATGCTTACAATTCTGAAATATGACAAGCCAAGAGTGGACCGGGAAATTGAAGTTTATGGCAGGATTCATTGAAGCTAGACATCAAATATTCACTCATCAAATATTCCTAGAGTTAGTCATGCTTCTACTGCGTCAACTAATACCTTCCCTGAATTAGGGTTCTCTGGAAGTATGATTTGGGGAGGAAGcaaagattctgtttttaatattttagtaaattatataattacTCATTTTGggttataatttaattttaaaatagttaaCCATAGTTAACATAACAACCAATTAAAGAACGACATGTCACAGAGGGTAATTTACATGTTATTATAAAATGGGTACAGTAGAATTTaccttaaaatatatattttataataaaattagtaataaaatattattttatattttaattaatatctttttatttcatAGTGTtgttttatctttaaaataatttatttttaatataaatttatataacatttagtaaatttaacatttatagattatattttattaattcgCTGTATAAGATTTGCAAAAAAACGTTTTAATTGGGTGGACCTGATTTATTTCGACTTGGCAAAATATTACGGTTGAATTCGAATTTAACAAAATTTTGGTCGACATAGCCCATAGCCCCATACACACTCCTAACAAGGGTATGTGGCTAGAGGAGGAAAAACTTATGTGtggatatttatttatttattttttaatttttgggtgaaaagttaatGTCATTTTAATATGAGCCAAGCTAATTAAAACTATGATTTTTTTTCATCAAATGAATAATTGTATATTCTTTTAAGTATATCAATATAATTCTTTTGCTTGtcaactgaaaaaaaaaaaaactaaacccACCCAAAAAAGTAGTCTCATCTATTCCTGCTCGATTTTATGGTAGAATAGTTGTActtatctaaacaaataactaACCCTAAGACATCTCTCACTTTTCTAGGAAAAAGATATCATCAACTTTCCTAGAAAAGGAGAACAATTATCCACCAATAAAGTTGGAACTACTTTTAAAGGTGGTTACTCACTTTACTACAAAAATACTGACACTCAGATACATTTTAGACCCAATCTACAAAAAACTTGCTAAAAAtccttgctgacttaggcattgGAGTCTCTGACAGGTACCACCCCTACCTCCTCACGAGGAACTTGGACGGCAGCACCTCGGCTACGAAACAAGTCGGACGCTGCCTCAGAAGGAGTCTGAATCTTATGTCTAGGCCAAAATACAACCCAACTTCAAGTAACCCTTAGAATATCAGCGCCATTGTCGGGGACGTTAAAGTCTACACATTCATATGGCGGAGCATCAATTTGAAGACGGTCAGACGGCGTCCGAATCGAAGCCAGAGCCTCACAACGACAACCAAGCACTTACATTACCCCCACCGCGGGAAAGAACAAATACCCCCCACGAGGAAAGAACGTCAGGAAACCCCCATCCACAATGAATTCACTCGGAAGTTCACTCACCCAAGGCAGCAGAACCTCCTCATCCGACGAAGATATCAGGACTGGTATATGGACATCACGGTCGATTGGAATAACTCAAGTAGGAGGCTGAACGACAACGAGAAGCAGAAAGAGAATTACAAAAAGAAGTACGATGATGAAGAAAGCTGGAGGAAAAGCTCTCGAAGTTAGAAGCTGACCTCCAAAGTCGGAGTAGTCAGACGGATCAGGAGGAAAGTCATTTTGGAGGGGAAGATCCGTTCATTAAAGAAACCATGTGAGTTAGGGTTACCAGAAACTTTAAAATTCTCGACATAGATTTTACGACGGAATGACCGACCCAAGAcatcatcttagcaacttcaaaagtcggatgtacttAGCTTATGCATCCGATGTGACTCGCTGCAAGGCCTTTTTGACAACACTGACTAAAGCAGCATTAAAGTGGTTTGACAACTTACCATCCAGGTCGATAACTTGCTTTGATGAGTTGGCAAGGAAGTTTCTTACccgatttttaattcaaaaagaTAAGGTCAAGCATGCTCCATGCCAGCGATGCGTGAgaatctttcctatcttttcctagtgaatttgcatataatttgttgagtttaataaagaattaattatcttttagccaatatggatgctactttgagtcttttgcaattttgtttattttaggtagcattcggctggatttgatAGAGTTTCTGTAGCACAGGAATCAAAGAagatggcagcgaggagcgatgcgtacgcgtgactgacgcgtgcgcgtgatttggagctttccatggcgatgcgtgcgcgtgactgacgcgtatgcatgatttgaagaattgcacagcgacgcgtgtgcgtggccgacgcgtccgcgtgacttgcgaaaaagaccatcgacgcgtatgcgtgacatgcgccacgtgtagaaaatgcagaaaaacgctgggggtgatttttgggccccattttagcacccaagttaggcgTGAATCCAGTGAagtcaagtggtccccacgttacaagacgcggagtagttagttaattctgatttaaattcaaatttgattttaaaataggaaaatatattatttttaattttaaataattagattttaaatttattaggattagttataaaaatggAGGCCATCAAATTGGAACTCTGTACATTTTATGAGAATCCTAtttttctctgaaccatgagcaactaatcctccattgttaaggttaggagctttgtctatttgtatggattgattttattactttttctattttaattcatgtgtggatttataatttaagaattgttttcgctctttatctCATGAATTTGAGTGGAACggagtatgaccctctttctatttgagttcttgtaaaacttgaaaaagttctttacttgaacaacagtatgaaaacatattctcttaaatttgaattatttggatttaacaggatacgtgacatataatcctcttatttttgggtaattagaatttttgtggcatataaactggaatttgaactGCACCCTCTAATTGGATTTAATTGACCAAGGCATTGGCAGtcgatgaattttagaggagactagaaaggtctaaggaattagggtctagtcacatatagtttgccataaattaaatcctacatgattaaaatagttagtaagaaaagtcaatccggaaaaatagataactctgaagccttaactgtctttccaatattttattttcaacttacTTACTTGCGTACCTGCCTTCtgatattttcaaattaaaaccttttgaatatctcaaaacccttttctgcttgcctaactaagccaatcaatcaatcattgttgcttgatccatcaatcctcgtgggatcgacccttactcacgtaaggtattacttggtacgatccggtgcacttgccggttagtctgTGGTTGTTAAATcaacacatcaagtttttggcgccgttgccggggattgactaTAATTAACAACTatcagttgtttgattgcttagattaggcattttagttttaattttatttaaattttattttaaaaaaatttcgaaaaaaatttaaataaataaatagcaccaatatttttcttaatttcttaaattaagtttggtgtttcctcgttagttttattttaattcttagaattctgttcttccttcttttctttcctgtttaccacatggtgcgtttaatcctttttggtgttttgtgctaaggaaaaataatggagagagatcacatgggtttCGACTCACACCCATGTAGTGACTCATATTAtggtggatggaggaactatccaaattttggttggcaaagtcaaaaccaaagaaacttcaatgctccatgttccaactatcaagagccaccacctccatattcatatcaagaactaccatctccatattcataccaagaaccaccacctctctatccatatcaagaaccatcatctttctacccatatcaagagccaccatctatctactcataccaagagccaccatctcgttattcatctcaaataccatcagatcttgagctTCTCATGAAAGAATTCCTACATGATATAAAGACAAGTGTCAAAAATGTAGAGAAATATGTGCAGACGATGATCAAGAACCAGGAAAAGGAACAAGTAAATTCTTTCCCAAGAGAGACAATGCAAGatcctatggaagaaagtgaggaaaccaatcaaaggagtttatactccagtgaattagagaactttccaccctcacatatagaagaagaggaagatgcacaacctcccatgcccttggtaagcaatgaagaagagattgaattagaagaaagctaccaagaggaagaggttgaaattgaggaagcttgcaaagaggtagaagaattcaaagaagaacacaagagagtggagcttgcaagacctcttccaaagccattaccatccaatacaagatttaagtgggtaaaattcctatccttaacCCTTACTTTCCAACTTGAATATGGgttactggagacggatggtcaacttatagctctttgtggcattaagagtaaaagaaagatggttagtggtaagagttgtcaagcaaggttcaatatggttgcatgctccaaattgaagtgcaagaattggtgtagagctcaattgaatgggtctagaaggttgtttggatgtctctgtgagaattcagatcgcttgccacccggtgggaacaatggtgatccacaagaagacgggtgtaaaagcaaggtttgggaccctggaatttattcccacaatcaacactcttggggccttgtcacttgcttcaacttgcttgaaggcGTTATGCGCCTAGTTTGGAATCCCGGTGgtcattggaattacaaacattggtggagattcctggattagtacaaacacaagccaccatgacaaggagctcaccacatgttcaacttaaggactttaactaaaagtgcttggtgggagacaacccaccgtggtatgatcgttccttttcattcttagtagtttttcgtagtagtagctttcttacttatttgatttttattaagttctaactgatcatgcagctatttgaGACAGGAACTGAACACTTcgaaaaatatttcaaaaaaaaggagaagagaaaaatccACCCGAGAGATGAGCAGGAGTGGCACAGGAATGATGCCTTACGCACAAATATCCTCACGTGTATGCGTccatgacgcgtgcgcgtcattggTGATTTTAGCActccacgcgtgcacgtcatCGACGCATACGCGTTGCCTTAAAAATCGACGTAAATAAGTGTTTtggcagagagttgtgctggcttaGGGCTTGAAgtgtgctagaagcacaaaatttgttcacgcgtacgcgtccctgacgcATGCGCGTCATTTGCACagatggccatccacgcgtgcgagTGCATGACGCGCTCGCGTCGTATGAAAATATTGGTTCCCAAGACACGCGAACAGAGAGTTATGCGAGCGCGCGGCTGGCTTCGCGTGAATCGCACAAAACCCagggcacgcggacgcgtgcatgacgcttacgcgtcattAAGAAAATTCCGCGAC
This sequence is a window from Arachis stenosperma cultivar V10309 chromosome 10, arast.V10309.gnm1.PFL2, whole genome shotgun sequence. Protein-coding genes within it:
- the LOC130955119 gene encoding zinc finger CCCH domain-containing protein 38-like, which codes for MSESGRKRSSKWDTRDDPEFGPDSKHLRSGWSSGDVAGSNNSKWSYMEGNDKMKPRMSKEPFSGGRGSNKDDIMNKDYRCLDAKMEWEADASYSRRRSPSPKSGWSRSGRSSRSRSPPHGFKWDSGANDRNRTRAAESKQICRDFAVGKCRRGSHCYFLHHDDQNYEDIRESKNREDGAPRYSASHESREHTLRSRSTEACVHFAKGRCRMGASCKYVHHNNSDEYGKGTLDELTRERENDGRRRDNSFEQGGGHIPSRSGDTLCKFFANGNCRNGKHCRFSHDRQDRSLRDDRWGSNLAGDHQTLDRPKLSDSASPTRRLRSDRWGTDGIMADKDKVWDSPNRNDIATYDSAKLVEEKPGNIGATEHEQTVWPVKEGWGHSLDQSSVQGEPPFLSDKKEADHWIADNAGASIPVSQSVAADIWPGDAKMSPDWNYRAGSSTRTEVEHGQNDRGLTQGSTYPATTEHDRIQVPGQGFNQNVQNVNLLHLPSCHAVGQNKVTVPILPSRAGIPEGMQKQEVSVEKKYTAEPNITGEGSSQICSSNPSTQDTVSKEQLAQLSNLSASLAHILGSGQQLPQLYAALNSHNTNDTPSLANTEVPAMPVSNTYVKPDPAVGFVKQYDPMSDSVDLNDADASGICPVISPSKKSANIEISSLLSNTGKQNCGDTSKAPSSEEQPAKNEHLTQLQPGQNIEIQKETNEAVADDKPNPQDDHKITKENGPSENIDHNGVEANKSKDVKGIRAFKFSLVEFVKELLKPTWKEGKITKDDYKTIVKKVVDKVTGTMQGAHIPQTQEKIDHYLSFSKPKLNKLVQAYVEKVHKA